A DNA window from Salvelinus namaycush isolate Seneca chromosome 30, SaNama_1.0, whole genome shotgun sequence contains the following coding sequences:
- the LOC120025338 gene encoding transcription factor E2F8-like translates to MSSTLPESQNLNHKTQTTTFNHKGNVFAEPQALTTTPREVSTQGTVLTEIQSNMGPLLTPTKGKETGAGEPWTPTSNLKMLISAASPEIRNREKELCMDPEGRDAMDPELGEEGEKQISRKEKSLGLLCHKFLARYPDYPNPALNNDISLDDVATELNVERRRIYDIMNVLESLHIVSRLAKNRYTWHGRANLPQTLAKLRQVGEEHRYGQQMQQIRQRSLEKEFDSDGDEKENEEVGEVEGGEQGQKEMFFVELPGVEFKAASVNSRKDKSLRVMSQKFVMLFLVSTPRVVSLEVAARILIGEDQVADQDKSKFKTKVRRLYDIANVLRSLKLIEKVHVTEERGRKPAFEWTGPEDFPSVKETTATTATAKRTLESRTSVDNCAKNLFSSPGSKRSFTRHPSLIKLAKSIQEDRRKINSAPTSPVKNDSSSSEFFPTKMAQLAAICKIQLDQQSNEVVDRTPKPAVTVSEAVPDHEQKAAKKPGAPQPPVLTPTEPRASTVHLTPQAQFTPQPTGAMSFHPAQCSPLIPVLLPQLQGGGPYAIYMHHSSFRPHPLTRPQPTSLAVRSMTFEDKTGQSPSDVTMHGHSPATNNLPTSSPSALKRVCSARPSEESPSKAKRIDPSTRDTSPKLCEILQARLKARRGGLLSNRPSPRALHLDPEFVNTPGSSVAAAANQTLEQNLETFLEKEEKVATSDSEAGLTPVRAVPLTPQHLHTETLIPTGYLIPISQQSLFSYKDIHNTESSKATTPTYNIYHTPTAGSRPPPIQEFTPTSLSLHRPPPASPFSTPGHRFHSPSPAILNFTLQNLGLIPGPGSVPACSPGTAQTPEHLSSVPLPPHLGLHQRGGMVFVKPMSPVSVQHQMTGPGGQPLTLISLQQVTTPKGTALTQHSFFHTPVSLSPLATVVTTSHGHTAPAGAKTVYIPQRKLEVTTEDT, encoded by the exons ATGTCGAGCACTTTACCCGAGTCACAGAATCTGAACCATAAAACACAAACCACCACCTTTAACCACAAG GGTAATGTCTTTGCAGAGCCACAAGCACTGACAACAACACCAAGGGAAGTATCTACCCAAGGCACTGTGCTAACAGAGATTCAATCCAACATGGGACCCCTTTTGACCCCAACTAAAGGAAAGGAAACTGGGGCTGGTGAGCCTTGGACTCCAACCTCCAATTTGAAAATGCTGATCAGTGCTGCCAGCCCTGAGatcaggaacagagagaaagagctgtGTATGGACCCCGAGGGAAGGGATGCCATG GACCCGGAGcttggagaggaaggggagaaacAGATCAGCAGAAAAGAGAAGAGTCTGGGTTTGCTCTGTCACAAGTTCCTTGCCCGCTACCCCGATTACCCCAACCCTGCACTCAACAACGACATCAGTCTGGATGATGTTGCCACAGAGCTTA ATGTGGAGCGCAGGCGCATCTATGACATCATGAATGTGCTGGAGAGCCTGCACATTGTCAGCCGGCTAGCGAAGAATCGCTACACATGGCACGGGCGCGCTAACCTGCCACAGACCCTGGCCAAGTTGCGGCAGGTGGGCGAGGAGCACCGCTACGGGCAACAGATGCAGCAGATCCGCCAGCGCAGCCTGGAAAAGGAGTTTGACTCGGACGGCGACGAGAAGGAGAACGAGGAGGTGGGGGAAGTGGAGGGAGGAGAACAGGGCCAGAAGGAGATGTTCTTCGTGGAGCTTCCTGGGGTGGAGTTTAAAGCAG CCTCGGTGAACAGCAGGAAGGACAAGTCTCTGAGGGTGATGAGCCAGAAGTTTGTCATGTTGTTCCTGGTGTCCACGCCTCGGGTGGTCAGTTTGGAGGTGGCTGCCAGGATCCTCATTGGAGAGGACCAGGTGGCTGATCAGGACAAGAGCAAGTTCAAGA ctAAGGTCCGTAGGCTGTATGACATAGCCAACGTGCTGCGGAGCCTGAAGCTGATAGAGAAGGTCCATGTGacagaggaaagagggaggaagcCAGCCTTTGAATGGACCGGCCCTGAGGACTTCCCCAGTGTGAAGG AGACCACTGCCACTACAGCCACTGCCAAGAGGACACTTGAGTCTCGTACCTCCGTAGACAACTGTGCCAAaaatctcttctcctctccggGGAGCAAACGCAGCTTCACCCGTCACCCCTCCCTCATCAAACTGGCCAAGAGCATCCAGGAAGACCGGCGCAAGATCAACTCAGCCCCCACCAGCCCTGTCAAGA ATGATTCCTCGAGCAGCGAGTTCTTTCCCACCAAAATGGCTCAACTAGCGGCAATCTGTAAAATCCAGCTTGACCAGCAATCAAACGA GGTTGTTGACAGGACACCTAAGCCTGCAGTTACTGTGAGTGAGGCAGTGCCAGATCATGAACAGAAAGCTGCTAAAAAGCCAGGAGCTCCCCAGCCGCCAGTATTAACACCCACAGAACCCCGTGCCAGCACTGTCCACCTCACCCCACAGGCACAGTTCACCCCCCAACCTACTGGGGCAATGTCCTTCCACCCTGCCCAGTGTTCACCTCTCATCCCTGTGCTGCTGCCCCAACTCCAGGGAGGCGGACCCTACGCCATCTACATGCACCACTCCTCCTTCAGGCCACACCCCCTAACTAGGCCTCAGCCAACTAGCCTCGCTGTGCGCTCCATGACCTTCGAGGATAAGACGGGGCAGAGCCCGAGTGATGTCACAATGCACGGCCACTCGCCTGCTACGAACAACCTGCCAACCAGCAGCCCCTCAGCACTAAAACGTGTGTGTTCAGCGAGACCCTCCGAGGAAAGCCCCTCCAAGGCCAAGAGGATTGACCCCAGCACCAGG gacACGTCTCCTAAGCTGTGTGAGATCCTCCAGGCTCGTCTGAAGGCGCGTCGCGGGGGACTCCTCTCCAACCGTCCCTCGCCCCGAGCCCTCCACTTGGACCCCGAGTTTGTCAACACACCTGGGAGCTCAGTGGCCGCCGCAGCCAATCAGACACTGGAGCAGAACCTGGAGACCttcctggagaaggaggagaaggtcGCGACCTCAGACAGCGAGGCAGGGCTCACGCCGGTCAGAGCTGTTCCACTGACCCCCCAACACCTACacacagag aCTCTGATCCCCACTGGCTACCTGATCCCtatctcccagcagtccctcttcAGCTACAAAGACATCCACAACACCGAGAGCAGCAAAGCCACCACACCCACCTACAACATCTACCACACACCCACTGCAG gCTCTAGACCACCCCCGATCCAGGAGTTCACCCCCACCAGCCTCTCCCTCCACAGGCCTCCCCCCGCCTCGCCCTTCTCTACCCCGGGGCACCGCTTCCACAGCCCCAGCCCTGCCATCCTCAACTTTACCCTGCAGAACCTGGGCCTCATCCCTGGGCCTGGCTCTGTACCCGCTTGCAGCCCTGGCACTGCCCAAACCCCAGAGCACCTCAGCTCCGTGCCCCTGCCTCCCCACCTGGGCCTGCATCAGAGGGGCGGCATGGTGTTCGTTAAGCCCATGTCCCCCGTGTCAGTCCAACACCAGATGACCGGCCCAGGCGGGCAACCACTCACGCTAATCAGCCTACAGCAG GTGACCACGCCCAAAGGGACAGCCCTCACCCAGCACAGTTTCTTCCacacccctgtctccctctccccgttGGCTACCGTGGTAACCACCAGCCACGGACACACGGCGCCGGCGGGCGCTAAAACCGTTTACATCCCTCAGAGGAAGCTGGAAGTCACCACTGAGGACACCTAA